Proteins encoded by one window of Ascochyta rabiei chromosome 1, complete sequence:
- a CDS encoding Phospholipid:diacylglycerol acyltransferase, whose translation MSFFRRRFGGGDTKAPTPTPPPERSSPSTPERPSNLRVITAEQLHTLQQAGKGKGKHGKRKNAWVFGLGGLFGLVIAAFFAGSNDLIDLKSIEGMNLESLMEALPANFVRSAQQLQKQERDAVNYDSFAIGMHAREQGIRAAHPVIMIPGVISTGLESWSTEEGARQYFRKRLWGSWTMMRALVLDKAGWKKHIMLDKDTGLDPPGVKLRAAQGFDAADFFITGYWIWNKILENLATIGYDPSNAFTAAFDWRMTYMNYEVRDQYFTRLKSHIEVANHVSNKKAVLLSHSMGSQVLYYFLHWVEAEGYGNGGSDWVDKHIDSWINISGCMLGALKDLPAVLSGEMKDTAQLNAFAVYGLERFLSRYERAEIFRAMPGLSSMLPIGGNAVWGDHTGAPDDAPGQNVSYGNFLRFRDTNSSNTLTSQNLTVEESLPFLFKNSEPWFQKMIQTSYSHGVAHTAKVVEDNQRIPAKWINPLETRLPLAPNLKIYCFYGIGKETERAYYYRADDDPLSGLNVTLDTAYTAASAGEPTGGGGNGGVDHGVVMGEGDGTVNLLSSGYMCAKGWRMKRYNPAGVQIKTYEMKHEPDRFSPRGGPNTADHVDILGRSSLNDLILQVAGGRGELINETIHSNILAYAEKVKIYEEEEHGWFDL comes from the exons ATGTCCTTCTTCAGACGTCgcttcggcggcggcgatACGAAAGCGCCTACCCCCACGCCGCCGCCAGAGCGCTCCAGTCCATCTACCCCGGAGCGGCCGTCGAATCTGCGTGTCATCACCGCCGAGCAGCTCCACACGCTGCAGCAGGcgggcaagggcaagggaaAGCACGGCAAGAGGAAGAACGCGTGGGTGTTTGGGCTGGGTGGCCTCTTCGGGCTGGTGATTGCGGCCTTCTTTGCGGGCAGCAATGATCTCATCGACCTGAAGAGCATCGAGGGCATGAACCTCGAGAGCCTCATGGAGGCGCTGCCGGCCAACTTTGTGCGCAGCGCCCAGCAGCTGCAG AAGCAAGAGCGCGACGCCGTCAACTACGACTCGTTCGCCATCGGCATGCATGCACGCGAGCAGGGCATCCGCGCCGCACATCCCGTCATCATGATCCCCGGCGTCATCTCCACCGGCCTCGAGTCGTGGAGCACCGAGGAGGGCGCGCGCCAGTACTTCCGCAAGAGGCTGTGGGGCTCGTGGACCATGATGCGTGCCCTGGTGCTCGACAAGGCCGGCTGGAAGAAGCACATCATGCTCGACAAAGACACCGGCCTCGATCCCCCGGGCGTCAAGCTGCGCGCCGCCCAGGGCTTCGATGCCGCCGACTTCTTCATCACCGGCTACTGGATCTGGAACAAGATCCTCGAGAACCTCGCGACCATCGGCTACGACCCCAGCAACGCCTTCACCGCCGCCTTCGACTGGCGCATGACCTACATGAACTACGAGGTCCGCGACCAGTACTTCACACGTCTCAAGTCGCACATCGAAGTCGCAAACCACGTCTCCAACAAAAAGGCCGTCCTGCTGTCCCACTCCATGGGCTCGCAGGTCCTGTACTACTTCCTCCACTGGGTCGAGGCCGAGGGCTATGGCAACGGCGGCAGCGACTGGGTCGACAAGCACATCGACAGCTGGATCAACATCTCCGGCTGCATGTTGGGCGCGCTGAAAGACCTGCCCGCGGTCCTGTCCGGGGAGATGAAAGACACGGCCCAGCTCAACGCTTTTGCCGTCTACGGCCTCGAGCGCTTCCTCAGCCGCTACGAGCGCGCCGAGATCTTCCGCGCCATGCCCGGCCTCTCCTCCATGCTTCCCATCGGCGGAAATGCTGTGTGGGGTGACCATACAGGCGCGCCCGACGATGCGCCAGGACAGAACGTGTCTTACGGCAACTTCCTCCGCTTCCGTGACACCAACTCGTCCAACACTCTCACTTCGCAGAACCTCACCGTGGAGGAAAGCCTGCCCTTCCTCTTCAAAAATTCGGAGCCCTGGTTCCAGAAGATGATACAGACATCCTACTCGCATGGCGTCGCACACACTGCGAAAGTGGTCGAAGACAACCAGCGCATACCAGCCAAGTGGATCAACCCCCTCGAGACTCGCCTCCCGCTCGCGCCCAACCTGAAAATCTACTGCTTCTACGGCATCGGAAAGGAGACGGAACGCGCGTACTACTACCGCGCAGACGACGACCCCTTGTCTGGACTCAACGTCACGCTCGACACCGCTTACACCGCAGCCTCGGCAGGTGAGCCCACCGGTGGAGGCGGCAACGGAGGCGTGGACCACGGCGTCGTCATGGGCGAGGGCGATGGCACCGTCAATCTGCTCAGCTCTGGCTACATGTGCGCCAAGGGGTGGCGGATGAAGCGCTACAACCCAGCTGGTGTGCAAATCAAGACGTACGAGATGAAGCACGAGCCCGACAGGTTCAGTCCTCGAGGCGGGCCGAACACTG CCGACCACGTCGACATCCTCGGTCGCTCCTCCCTGAACGACCTCATCCTGCAAGTCGCCGGCGGCAGAGGCGAGCTGATCAACGAAACGATCCACTCCAACATCCTGGCGTACGCAGAGAAAGTCAAGATTTACGAAGAGGAAGAACATGGCTGGTTTGACTTGTGA